One window of Siniperca chuatsi isolate FFG_IHB_CAS linkage group LG15, ASM2008510v1, whole genome shotgun sequence genomic DNA carries:
- the zdhhc22 gene encoding palmitoyltransferase ZDHHC22: MFTRMLKLRLLNAVAPAYFFMATAVTFILHFCFFIPTIFPNPDTSVGGSTTLHTVVFLFLMFNALGNYIMTIKYPAESANETAVPVCSPHCSDKVDAHYLLNGRHFCKLCKKVILKRDHHCFFTGNCIGNKNMRYFLMFCIYTSCTCLYSLVLGVAFLTVEYSISFENPLTFLTLLPLSTGYFFMGTISGLQLFLVLMLYVWLGIGLVCAGFCCQQVLLVARGQTWCQMQRGQLVENRSPWRTNLKDVFGTRWILGLILPVQTVEMCSEDTDAHKQD, encoded by the exons ATGTTCACCAGGATGTTAAAACTGAGACTTCTCAATGCTGTAGCACCTGCATACTTCTTCATGGCTACAGCAGTCACCTTCATTTTGCACTTCTGCTTCTTCATTCCAACAATCTTCCCGAACCCGGACACATCCGTGGGGGGGTCTACaactcttcacacagttgttttccttttcttgatGTTCAACGCACTGGGAAATTACATAATGACTATTAAATATCCGGCTGAAAGCGCCAATGAGACTGCAGTTCCAGTGTGTTCGCCACACTGCTCAGACAAAGTGGATGCACACTACCTCCTAAACGGTCGCCACTTCTGCAAACTGTGTAAGAAAGTCATTCTCAAGAGGGATCACCACTGCTTTTTCACTGGAAACTGCATTGGCAACAAAAACATGCGCTACTTCCTCATGTTCTGCATCTACACATCATGCACTTGTTTGTACTCCTTGGTTCTTGGTGTGGCCTTTCTAACAGTGGAGTACTCCATCTCCTTTGAGAACCCGCTGACCTTCCTGACTCTTCTCCCCCTCTCCACTGGTTACTTCTTCATGG GAACAATCTCAGGCTTACAGTTGTTCCTGGTGCTGATGCTCTATGTGTGGCTGGGCATCGGCCTGGTCTGTGCTGGCTTCTGCTGCCAGCAGGTGCTGCTGGTGGCCCGGGGACAGACCTGGTGTCAGATGCAGAGGGGGCAGCTCGTGGAGAACCGCAGCCCCTGGAGAACCAACCTTAAGGATGTTTTTGGTACCCGCTGGATCCTTGGCCTTATCCTGCCTGTGCAGACAGTGGAGATGTGTTCTGAAGACACAGATGCACATAAACAAGACTGA